One Helicobacter pylori genomic window, GATTACGCGCACCAAAACGAGCCTTTAATGTTCCCTATCCCTTTAAAAAACAGCCCGAATCTGGCTTTTAGTTTTTCAGGCTTAAAAAATGCGGTGCGTTTGGAGGTTGAAAAAAACGCCCCCAATTTGAATGAAGCGATCAAACAAAAGATTGGCTATCATTTTCAAAGCGCAGCTATTGAGCATTTAATCCAGCAAACTAAACGCTATTTTAAAATCAAACGCCCTAAAATTTTTGGTATTGTGGGGGGAGCGAGCCAAAATCTAGCCTTAAGAAAGGCGTTTGAAGATTTGTGTGTTGAGTTTGATTGCGAGCTTGTTTTAGCCCCTTTAGAATTTTGCAGCGACAATGCCGCCATGATAGGGCGATCAAGCCTAGAGGCTTATCAAAAAAAGCGCTTTGTCCCTTTAGAAAACGCCAACATTTCGCCAAGAACGCTGTTAAAAAGTTTTGAGTGAATGGATACAAAAAGAAAGCACATAATCAAACGCCCTAAAATTTATCAATCTTTATATCTGTATTTGAGAGATTAAATTTGAATAAAAGCGCATTAAAACTGAATTTAACGAGTAAGCAAAAAGCCTTGAAACGCTTGACGAGAATTGTTTTATTATGGGCAGATTATTAGATTAAATACGGATTAAATCTACAATTTTATACAAAACCGCTATCATTTAAGTTAAATTTAATGATTATTGCATTATAGTTTCATCACAAAAAGGGTTTAAAAAATCCTTAAAGAGCTGGTAACTCTTAAGGATCTGTATTTGGTGTAGTGGTGTTACGAGCACCATTAACTTGTCATGATTATGATTAGCTTCATGCTTACTCCTTTCTTGTTTAGATTTTAGTGTGTTTCTTAGCATGCATTATTCTTTCAAGCCATTAGGTTTGTGGTTAATGGTTTCAAACATCTATTAAGGAGCACATGTTTTGAATTGTATCATGTAAAATATATTATTTAGTCTAGTCCCATTAAAATTAAGATATTAAGCATAAAATAGAATTTTTATAAATTCCTTATTTTAAGCTTAAGCTGAATTTTGGTGTATTTACTTGTAAAAAGCATAATTACAAGACACTGAGAAGAGCAGAGTTAATTCTATTAACAAGGTTTTTATAGCATTTAAAAATGCTAATGCATTCATTTCAAACGCCAAAGATACTTGGGATTTCTTGCTTGAATGGGTTTAAATTTTTTATTAAAAGAGCGTTTTTAGTCAAATCTAATCTTATTTTTGGTTATAATTCTAGGCTGTTAAGTTTTAGTTTAAAGGGAAAAAATGCTCCGCTCTCTCTATAGTGCCACTTCAGGGATGCTCGCCCAACAAACGCACATTGATACCACTTCAAACAATATCGCCAATGTCAATACCACCGGGTTTAAAAAATCTCGTGCGGATTTTAATGACTTGTTTTACCAAGCGATGCAATACGCCGGCACCAACACAAGCAACACGACTTTATCGCCAGATGGCATGGAAGTGGGCTTAGGCGTGCGCCCTAGCGCGATCACTAAAATGTTTTCGCAAGGCAGCCCTAAAGAAACGGAAAACAATTTAGATATTGCCATTACGGGTAAAGGCTTTTTTCAAGTCCAGCTTCCTGATGGCACCACCGCTTACACAAGAAGCGGGAATTTCAAGCTAGACGAGCAGGGCAATCTTGTAACGAGCGAGGGCTATCTCCTCATCCCTCAAATCACTTTGCCCGAAGACACCACGCAAGTAAACATCGGTGTGGATGGCACAGTGAGCGTGACTCAAGGCTTGCAAACGACTTCTAACGTGATTGGGCAAATCACTTTGGCTAATTTTGTCAACCCGGCGGGGCTTCACTCTATGGGGGACAATTTGTTTTCAATCACCAACGCTAGCGGCGAGGCGATTGTGGGCAATCCGGATTCTCAAGGATTAGGCAAGTTAAGGCAAGGCTTTTTGGAATTGAGCAATGTGAGACTGGTAGAAGAAATGACGGATCTAATCACCGCTCAAAGGGCTTATGAAGCCAACTCTAAAAGCATTCAAACCGCTG contains:
- the flgG gene encoding flagellar basal-body rod protein FlgG produces the protein MLRSLYSATSGMLAQQTHIDTTSNNIANVNTTGFKKSRADFNDLFYQAMQYAGTNTSNTTLSPDGMEVGLGVRPSAITKMFSQGSPKETENNLDIAITGKGFFQVQLPDGTTAYTRSGNFKLDEQGNLVTSEGYLLIPQITLPEDTTQVNIGVDGTVSVTQGLQTTSNVIGQITLANFVNPAGLHSMGDNLFSITNASGEAIVGNPDSQGLGKLRQGFLELSNVRLVEEMTDLITAQRAYEANSKSIQTADAMLQTVNSLKR